In Malassezia japonica chromosome 2, complete sequence, one DNA window encodes the following:
- a CDS encoding uncharacterized protein (EggNog:ENOG503P0TX; COG:S) — translation MSEEYSSVLFVVRECYVYRVPPRTSAAGYRAGEWGDVDQSLWKGRMRIVEYKDRCEIRLEDGETGELFAASPYDVSGKSVEPVLDSSRYFVLRVESDGPTPDQRRTAYIGVGFMERSESFDFTVALQDWTRRRKAVLAGADDEDDEAPPRPSPHLPAGPKQDFSLQEGETLSIKLPALQSRPNAPSASATRTGFVLPPPPSGKR, via the exons ATGTCCGAAGAGTACTCGTCGGTGCTCTTTGTGGTGCGCGAGTGCTACGTCTACCGAGTCCCCCCCCGCACGTCCGCTGCCGGCTACCGTGCCGGTGAATGGGGCGATGTCGACCAGTCGCTGTGGAAAGGGCGCATGCGCATTGTCGAGTACAAGGATCGGTGCGAgatccgcctcgaggatgGCGAGAcgg GTGAGCTCTTTGCCGCGAGCCCCTACGATGTGAGTGGAAAGTCGGTCGAGCCCGTGCTCGACTCGTCGCGCTACTTTGTGCTGCGTGTCGAGTCGGACGGCCCGACGCCCGAtcagcggcgcacggcgtaCATTGGAGTCGGC TTTATGGAGCGTTCCGAGAGCTTCGACTTTACGGTCGCCCTCCAAGATTGGACGCG GCGACGCAAGGCGGTTCTCGCTGGagcggacgacgaggacgacgaggcgccccCCCGTCCGTCGCCGCACCTGCCGGCCGGCCCGAAGCAGGACTTTTCGCTGCAGGAAGGCGAAACGTTGAGCATCAAGTTGCCGGCGCTGCAAAGCAGGCCgaacgcgccgagcgcctctgcgacgcgcacgggCTTTGTGcttccgccgccgccgtcgggAAAGCGCTAG
- a CDS encoding uncharacterized protein (COG:S; EggNog:ENOG503PKUB), giving the protein MAQGFKPLKRNLGVAQKEKRKGNSNAGPKVGKRIAPKKKGALQEVIQKKRDTALSTSRIEREMAGRAQKGPLSIMRSVADQADKGAKPKPKP; this is encoded by the exons ATGGCGCAGGGATTCAAGCCGCTGAAGCGCAACCTCGGCGTTGCGCAGAAAGAGAAGCGCAAGGGCAACAGCAACGCAGGCCCCAAGGTCGGCAAGCGTATCGCACCGAAGAAGAAGGGCGCACTGCAGGAGGTCATCCAGAAAAAG CGCGACACGGCTCTCTCTAcctcgcgcatcgagcgcgaaATGGCGGGGCGCGCGCAAAAGGGACCCCTGTCGATCATGCGCTCGGTTGCGGACCAGGCCGACAAGGGCGCAAAGCCGAAGCCGAAGCCGTAA
- a CDS encoding uncharacterized protein (EggNog:ENOG503NVIP; COG:Q; TransMembrane:4 (o18-36i75-95o101-120i386-405o)), translated as MPVDLLRESASKYFPSEYYGTILGAIIVLAFLKSWAKGPALLVREERLEATQRAAREKGQPVRVTAGLNDMGARVVLIATGAMSPLGLVTIASLAHQGAHIIALVPNIEAPSVLQLLLLLRESTKSETIYAEQCDMSNLHSITEFANRWNAGSAQATSAPGAATGAPTAAAPGGAKAAREELFPQSTPVVHRLDTVLFLPSEESTYKIGTYRCGTRHTYPSTHADDGAYAEQTYVRQVLAPFHLVNTLLPSLLLMPPNRDVRIVSVVSPWYAAGLAQFDKVDEPLRGPQPRVYQPWTYLGAATLHWIVLASELQRRVNLLAEADTRSRSKLPGIDVDEVTTVPTGTLQRKGQRSHISSVLVCPGYERSSQLTAFFGTVPPFVHHKVLSVLLWVLLLALYPLFWLFGKSATQGADAALWGVTARLASGVSASSRQTREDILAPGESDDEARQWPGIEAARLYREGRIVVPPMPAQLEGKTDASELWNKTEARVEALLGGIAHAGAKHS; from the exons atgccggtggatctgctgcgcgagagcgcAAGCAAATACTTTCCGAGCGAGTACTATGGCACGATCCTCGGCGCTATCATTGTCCTAGCATTCCTGAAATCGTGGGCAAAGGGCCCTGCACTGCTTGTGCGCGAAGAGCGCCTCGaagcgacgcagcgcgcggcgcgcgaaaAAGGGCAGCCGGTACGCGTCACCGCTGGCCTGAACGATATGGGCGCGCGTGTCGTGCTTAttgcg ACGGGTGCCATGTCGCCGCTGGGCCTCGTTACCATTGCGTCGCTGGCGCACCAAGGCGCGCACATTATCGCGCTCGTTCCCAACATTgaggcgccgagcgtgctgcagctcctgctgctgctgcgcgagagcaCCAAGAGCGAGACGATCTATGCGGAGCAGTGCGACATGAGCAACCTGCACTCGATCACCGAGTTTGCAAACCGCTGGAACGCTGGCTCCGCGCAGGCGACgtccgcgccgggcgctgcGACCGGAGCGCcgaccgcggccgcgccgggcggtgccaaggccgcgcgcgaggagctcttTCCGCAGAGCACGCCAGTCgtccaccgcctcgacacGGTACTCTTTCTGCCGAGCGAGGAGTCGACGTACAAGATCGGCACGTACCGTTGCGGCACTCGGCATACGTACCcctcgacgcacgccgacgacggcgcgtacgccgaGCAGACGTACGTGCGCCAGGTCCTCGCACCCTTCCATCTTGTGAATACGCTCCTGCCGAGCCTGCTTCTTATGCCGCCGAACCGTGACGTGCGCATTGTAAGCGTCGTCTCGCCGTGGTACGCGGCGGGCCTCGCGCAGTTTgacaaggtcgacgagccgctgcgcggcccCCAGCCCCGCGTCTACCAGCCATGGACATACCTCGGGGCAGCGACACTCCACTGGATCGTCCTGGCGTCggagctgcagcggcgcgtcaacttgcttgccgaggcggacaCGCGCTCACGCTCCAAGCTGCCAGGCATCGACGTGGACGAAGTGACGACCGTGCCGAccggcacgctgcagcgcaagggGCAGCGCAGCCACATCTCGTCGGTGCTGGTGTGCCCCGGCTACGAGCGCTCCTCGCAGCTGACCGCGTTTTTTGGCACCGTGCCGCCGTTTGTGCACCACAAGGTGCTGTCGGTGCTCCTATGGGTCCTGCTTCTGGCGCTCTATCCCCTCTTTTGGCTCTTTGGCAAGAGCGCGACACAGGGCGCAGACGCGGCACTATGGGGCGTCACGGCCCGCCTCGCGTccggcgtctcggcgtCCTCGCGCCAGACGCGCGAGGATATCCTTGCGCCgggcgagagcgacgacgaggcgcggcagtGGCCGGGTatcgaggccgcgcgcctctaCCGCGAAGGCCGCATCGTCGTGCCCCCCATgcctgcgcagctcgaAGGCAAAACCGATGCATCCGAGCTCTGGAACaagaccgaggcgcgcgtcgaggcgctgttGGGCGGTATTGCGCATGCAGGCGCAAAACATAGCTAG